In Gossypium arboreum isolate Shixiya-1 chromosome 5, ASM2569848v2, whole genome shotgun sequence, a single genomic region encodes these proteins:
- the LOC108450754 gene encoding uncharacterized protein LOC108450754 isoform X2, with translation MTSSYGPLINLLEASNHMGHFVQLLVFVHRSTPVQYKLSTGGEIIRTDIQVGDDTRPFFSVSLWKKELRSIVAAGDIVLLRSAIELVAECRMGIVVKEKLSKVIEWVQRTGYIAIDNIEPNDRQYRRLSRNWKVPEPNKFRECPSLSEVLCLNSHCKAIFSASVGEIFLPITWRPIGESENENMFISRRLYKSADNNLAEDLICTGCRLCGSPLHQEQGSIVGTNSVPLYCEKSSDRLHAVSLIYRPFMLYLWDESEHIPLLVKNNAAEKLFGNIKAERVYLCYKEYKRDITLNPGCFAENSSHGCGTRIRSSPEAAGASDAKHCSSDAHEKQESMQNLQCNKNINLFQIWLVVLKLLLQRGKNSPLKFEVAVNASLDTENGRFEMISVSTPCFETIRCLE, from the exons ATGACATCGTCGTACGGCCCGTTGATCAATCTCTTAGAAGCTTCTAATCATATGGGTCATTTCGTCCAGCTTCTCGTTTTCGTCCATCGCTCAACTCCCGTTCAG TATAAATTGTCCACAGGCGGAGAAATAATCAGGACAGACATTCAGGTGGGCGATGACACTCGACCCTTTTTCTCCGTATCTTTATGGAAGAAAGAATTGCGGTCTATTGTTGCTGCTGGCGACATCGTTTTATTACGAA GTGCAATTGAATTAGTAGCAGAATGTAGAATGGGGATTGTGGTTAAAGAAAAGCTTTCCAAGGTTATAGAATGGGTGCAGCGGACTGGGTATATTGCTATTGACAACATCGAACCAAATGACCGTCAA TATAGGCGACTCTCCAGAAACTGGAAAGTGCCAGAACCGAATAAATTTAGAGAATGTCCCTCACTTTCAGAAGTATTGTGCCTGAATAGTCACTGTAAGGCGATATTTAGtgcttctgtcggtgaaattttTCTGCCGATTACTTGGAGGCCCATCGGAGAGTCTgagaatgaaaatatgtttatcAGCAGGAGACTATATAAATCAGCAGACAATAATTTAGCGGAAGATCTTATCTGCACTGGTTGCCGGCTCTGTGGTTCCCCTTTGCATCAAGAGCAAGG ATCTATAGTTGGGACAAATTCAGTTCCACTCTATTGTGAGAAAAGCTCGGATCGCCTTCATGCAGTCAGCTTGATATATAGGCCTTTTATG TTATATTTATGGGATGAATCTGAACACATACCGTTACTGGTAAAAAACAATGCTGCAGAGAAATTGTTCGGAAACATCAAGGCTGAAAGAGTTTACTTGTGCTATAAAGAGTACAAGCGTGATATAACTCTCAATCCAGGATGTTTTGCAGAGAACAGTTCTCACGGTTGTGGCACAAGAATCCGTAGTTCCCCAGAAGCTGCTGGGGCAAGTGATGCGAAGCATTGCTCATCAGATGCACATGAGAAGCAGGAAAGTATGCAAAATCTACAATGTAACAAGAAcataaatttatttcaaatttggTTAGTTGTTCTTAAACTGTTGTTGCAGCGAGGAAAAAACAGTCCTTTGAAATTCGAAGTTGCCGTAAATGCCAGCCTTGATACAGAAAACGGGAGGTTTGAAATGATCTCTGTTTCAACTCCTTGCTTTGAAACCATTCGGTGTTTGGAATGA
- the LOC108450754 gene encoding uncharacterized protein LOC108450754 isoform X1, with amino-acid sequence MTSSYGPLINLLEASNHMGHFVQLLVFVHRSTPVQYKLSTGGEIIRTDIQVGDDTRPFFSVSLWKKELRSIVAAGDIVLLRNVKITTFRDVFEARTVDWSSLLRLVHPYQSLVSKSAIELVAECRMGIVVKEKLSKVIEWVQRTGYIAIDNIEPNDRQYRRLSRNWKVPEPNKFRECPSLSEVLCLNSHCKAIFSASVGEIFLPITWRPIGESENENMFISRRLYKSADNNLAEDLICTGCRLCGSPLHQEQGSIVGTNSVPLYCEKSSDRLHAVSLIYRPFMLYLWDESEHIPLLVKNNAAEKLFGNIKAERVYLCYKEYKRDITLNPGCFAENSSHGCGTRIRSSPEAAGASDAKHCSSDAHEKQESMQNLQCNKNINLFQIWLVVLKLLLQRGKNSPLKFEVAVNASLDTENGRFEMISVSTPCFETIRCLE; translated from the exons ATGACATCGTCGTACGGCCCGTTGATCAATCTCTTAGAAGCTTCTAATCATATGGGTCATTTCGTCCAGCTTCTCGTTTTCGTCCATCGCTCAACTCCCGTTCAG TATAAATTGTCCACAGGCGGAGAAATAATCAGGACAGACATTCAGGTGGGCGATGACACTCGACCCTTTTTCTCCGTATCTTTATGGAAGAAAGAATTGCGGTCTATTGTTGCTGCTGGCGACATCGTTTTATTACGAA ATGTCAAGATTACAACATTTCGAGATGTTTTCGAGGCCAGAACTGTTGACTGGTCATCTTTACTCCGTCTAGTCCACCCTTACCAGTCCCTTGTTTCTAAGA GTGCAATTGAATTAGTAGCAGAATGTAGAATGGGGATTGTGGTTAAAGAAAAGCTTTCCAAGGTTATAGAATGGGTGCAGCGGACTGGGTATATTGCTATTGACAACATCGAACCAAATGACCGTCAA TATAGGCGACTCTCCAGAAACTGGAAAGTGCCAGAACCGAATAAATTTAGAGAATGTCCCTCACTTTCAGAAGTATTGTGCCTGAATAGTCACTGTAAGGCGATATTTAGtgcttctgtcggtgaaattttTCTGCCGATTACTTGGAGGCCCATCGGAGAGTCTgagaatgaaaatatgtttatcAGCAGGAGACTATATAAATCAGCAGACAATAATTTAGCGGAAGATCTTATCTGCACTGGTTGCCGGCTCTGTGGTTCCCCTTTGCATCAAGAGCAAGG ATCTATAGTTGGGACAAATTCAGTTCCACTCTATTGTGAGAAAAGCTCGGATCGCCTTCATGCAGTCAGCTTGATATATAGGCCTTTTATG TTATATTTATGGGATGAATCTGAACACATACCGTTACTGGTAAAAAACAATGCTGCAGAGAAATTGTTCGGAAACATCAAGGCTGAAAGAGTTTACTTGTGCTATAAAGAGTACAAGCGTGATATAACTCTCAATCCAGGATGTTTTGCAGAGAACAGTTCTCACGGTTGTGGCACAAGAATCCGTAGTTCCCCAGAAGCTGCTGGGGCAAGTGATGCGAAGCATTGCTCATCAGATGCACATGAGAAGCAGGAAAGTATGCAAAATCTACAATGTAACAAGAAcataaatttatttcaaatttggTTAGTTGTTCTTAAACTGTTGTTGCAGCGAGGAAAAAACAGTCCTTTGAAATTCGAAGTTGCCGTAAATGCCAGCCTTGATACAGAAAACGGGAGGTTTGAAATGATCTCTGTTTCAACTCCTTGCTTTGAAACCATTCGGTGTTTGGAATGA